A stretch of Chitinophagaceae bacterium DNA encodes these proteins:
- the tsaE gene encoding tRNA (adenosine(37)-N6)-threonylcarbamoyltransferase complex ATPase subunit type 1 TsaE, with translation MEVNFKLEEIQQAAEKLIAAAAGHKVFAFHGEMGAGKTTFIHALCERMGVMDVVSSPTFSIINQYRTADGQTIYHMDLYRMKDESEAIHAGVEDCLYSGHICLVEWPEKAPGIFPGDTLHISISYVDDNTRKLQINL, from the coding sequence ATGGAGGTAAATTTTAAACTGGAGGAAATTCAACAGGCAGCTGAAAAGCTTATTGCTGCTGCAGCCGGGCATAAGGTATTTGCATTTCATGGAGAAATGGGTGCCGGTAAAACCACTTTTATCCATGCATTGTGTGAGCGGATGGGCGTAATGGATGTCGTCTCAAGTCCTACCTTCTCCATCATCAACCAATACAGGACCGCCGATGGGCAAACGATCTACCACATGGACCTGTACCGGATGAAAGATGAAAGCGAGGCCATTCATGCCGGGGTGGAAGATTGCCTCTATTCAGGCCATATATGCCTGGTGGAATGGCCTGAAAAAGCCCCGGGTATCTTCCCGGGCGATACGCTGCACATTTCCATAAGCTATGTGGATGATAACACAAGAAAGCTGCAAATAAATTTGTAA
- a CDS encoding ABC transporter ATP-binding protein: MTISLTNTGKRFNREWIFRHCSYEFTQGKKYAITGPNGSGKSTLLQVIAGATLHNEGTIEYRKGQSAIDNGQHYTNLSIAAPYLELIEEMTATEMLEFHLQFKALVPSLTIADILKIVGLEKAANKQIRYFSSGMKQRLKLAQAFFSNTPVLLLDEPTTNLDADGIALYLSLISHYTNDRLVIVSSNVKQEYDFCEEVIEIGKYK, from the coding sequence ATGACCATCTCCTTAACCAATACAGGCAAACGCTTCAACCGGGAGTGGATATTCCGTCACTGCAGTTACGAATTCACCCAGGGTAAAAAATACGCCATCACCGGGCCAAATGGTTCCGGCAAATCAACCCTGCTGCAGGTGATCGCCGGCGCAACTCTTCACAATGAAGGGACCATTGAATACAGGAAGGGGCAATCAGCAATAGACAATGGGCAACACTATACCAACCTTTCCATCGCCGCACCTTACCTGGAACTTATAGAAGAGATGACGGCAACCGAAATGCTGGAATTCCATTTACAATTCAAAGCACTGGTGCCTTCTTTAACCATTGCAGACATATTGAAAATCGTTGGACTGGAGAAAGCGGCCAACAAACAGATACGCTATTTCAGCAGCGGCATGAAACAACGGCTGAAACTGGCACAGGCCTTTTTCAGCAATACGCCGGTGCTTTTACTGGATGAACCAACTACCAACCTGGATGCGGATGGGATCGCCTTATACCTGTCGCTCATCAGCCATTACACCAACGACAGGCTGGTCATTGTAAGCAGCAATGTAAAGCAGGAATATGATTTTTGTGAGGAAGTGATCGAGATCGGGAAATATAAATAG
- a CDS encoding bifunctional UDP-3-O-[3-hydroxymyristoyl] N-acetylglucosamine deacetylase/3-hydroxyacyl-ACP dehydratase: MDKNFNPDKQHTLAGAVSISGTGLHSGINVDMTLRPANPGFGYQFQRIDLPGMPVIKADCDLVTDTSRGTTLVKGDAKVSTVEHILAALVGMGVDNCLIEVNGPEIPIIDGSSEPFVEIIGEAGVLEQDAAKAWYTIDTNISYFDDVKKVEMTALPSVNYQVTTLIDFNSPVLGTQHASLKSMKEFQAEIAPCRTFCFLHELEMLLDNNLIKGGDINNAIVVVDKPVTDEEMGRLAKAFGRTKVEVKSEGYLNNLELRFANEPARHKLLDVVGDLALIGYPIKAHIIANRPGHSSNVEFAKKIKQYIKKNKHTRDIPIYDPNREPVYTQQQIEKTLPHRFPFILVDKIIDLTDTQIVGIKNVTFNEYFFQGHFPGNPVMPGVLQVEALAQTGGLLCINAMPDGQYDTYFLKIDNCKFKQKVVPGDTLILKMELTEPIRRGICVMKGSVYVGNKLCTEADLTAQLVKRN, translated from the coding sequence ATGGATAAAAACTTTAATCCAGATAAACAACATACATTGGCAGGTGCTGTAAGTATATCCGGTACAGGCCTTCATTCGGGTATTAATGTGGATATGACACTGAGGCCTGCCAACCCGGGTTTTGGTTACCAGTTTCAACGCATTGACCTGCCCGGAATGCCTGTTATAAAGGCTGATTGTGACCTGGTTACCGATACGTCAAGAGGAACCACCCTGGTTAAAGGCGATGCCAAAGTAAGTACCGTTGAACACATCCTTGCGGCCCTGGTTGGTATGGGCGTCGACAACTGCCTGATCGAAGTTAACGGCCCGGAGATACCGATCATAGATGGCAGCAGCGAACCGTTTGTGGAGATCATCGGTGAAGCCGGTGTATTGGAACAGGATGCAGCAAAAGCCTGGTACACCATCGACACCAATATCTCTTACTTTGATGATGTTAAGAAAGTGGAGATGACGGCGCTGCCATCGGTAAATTACCAGGTGACCACCCTGATAGATTTTAACAGCCCCGTACTGGGCACCCAGCATGCCAGCCTTAAATCAATGAAAGAATTCCAGGCAGAGATCGCCCCCTGCCGCACTTTTTGTTTTTTACATGAACTGGAGATGCTGCTGGATAATAACCTGATCAAAGGCGGTGACATTAACAATGCCATTGTGGTGGTTGACAAACCGGTAACCGATGAAGAGATGGGACGCCTGGCAAAAGCCTTCGGAAGAACAAAAGTGGAAGTAAAGAGTGAAGGATACCTGAACAACCTGGAGTTACGGTTCGCCAATGAACCCGCCCGTCATAAGTTGCTGGATGTTGTAGGCGACCTGGCGCTGATCGGCTATCCCATTAAAGCACACATCATCGCCAACAGGCCGGGCCACAGCAGCAACGTGGAATTTGCAAAAAAGATAAAGCAGTACATAAAAAAGAATAAACACACCCGGGATATTCCCATTTACGATCCCAACCGGGAGCCGGTATACACACAGCAGCAGATCGAAAAAACACTGCCGCACCGTTTTCCTTTCATATTGGTTGACAAGATCATTGACCTGACCGATACGCAGATCGTAGGCATTAAGAATGTTACGTTCAATGAATATTTTTTCCAGGGGCATTTTCCCGGTAACCCGGTGATGCCGGGGGTATTGCAGGTGGAAGCGCTGGCACAAACAGGCGGGTTGCTTTGTATCAATGCCATGCCCGACGGACAGTACGATACCTACTTTTTGAAAATTGATAACTGTAAATTCAAACAGAAAGTGGTGCCCGGCGATACCCTGATCCTGAAAATGGAATTGACAGAACCCATCCGCCGCGGAATATGTGTGATGAAGGGAAGTGTTTATGTGGGTAATAAGCTTTGTACCGAAGCCGACCTTACCGCACAACTCGTAAAAAGAAATTAA
- the cadA gene encoding cadmium-translocating P-type ATPase gives MEKVDWKVEGMTCTNCALTINRYLEKEGLKDVKVNFIGGEVSFEMNGKKSRDQLAKGIADLGYTVVNEQQTTNHKPKTLFSNHLQRFLFCLPFTLVLMLHMLPWHIHFLMNPWIQLAICVPVFLVGMGYFGVSAVKSLRRGIPNMNVLIAMGALAAFAYSLIGTIGNLGMDYIFYETTATIITLVFLGEWIEHKSVETTQRELKKLAKQQKIMANMIAFDDQHKELIFPVENTKLHVGDLILIKQGEQVPMDCKILWGDVHVNESLLTGESKPVHKTKKDALIGGSLVTDGTVKAQVTAIGKDTVLSNILSLVKQAQGEKPPVQQLADKISAVFVPVVIGISAVTFLVNHFAFDVSATGSLMRSIAVLVISCPCAMGLATPAAIAVGLGRAAKNGILFRNAKSLELFKDIRTVVFDKTGTLTKGNFQVTGMSSLALAEDEFKRVVFSLEKYSNHPIAKTITAEWKVTDTIQWKKVEEMKGLGIKAEDVVGNTWQLGSHKIAASQTSDGSHTAYLLRNEKLAGWFDMEDEIRAEAKEVISYLHSKNIQTILLSGDSLDRTQKTATALGIDKVYAEKTPEEKLLIIEQLNKEAPVAMVGDGINDAPALAKASIGISMSEATQLAVQTAQVVLMNKGIQHLPLALGLGKHTFRTIKGNLFWAFIYNIVAIPIAAMGLLQPGLAALAMGFSDVVLAINSIRLNYRKVV, from the coding sequence ATGGAAAAAGTTGACTGGAAAGTAGAAGGAATGACCTGCACCAACTGTGCGCTCACCATTAACAGGTACCTGGAAAAAGAGGGATTAAAGGATGTGAAAGTGAACTTTATCGGTGGGGAAGTTAGTTTTGAGATGAATGGAAAAAAATCCAGGGACCAGCTTGCCAAAGGAATAGCAGATTTAGGGTATACAGTTGTGAACGAACAACAAACTACAAACCACAAACCCAAAACTCTTTTCTCCAACCATCTCCAGCGTTTCCTTTTCTGCCTTCCGTTTACCCTGGTCTTAATGCTCCACATGCTGCCCTGGCATATCCACTTTTTGATGAACCCATGGATCCAGCTGGCGATATGTGTTCCTGTCTTCCTGGTAGGCATGGGTTATTTCGGTGTCAGCGCCGTAAAAAGCCTGCGCCGGGGCATTCCCAATATGAATGTACTGATCGCCATGGGTGCCCTGGCTGCTTTTGCATACAGCCTGATCGGAACCATTGGTAACCTGGGTATGGATTATATCTTTTATGAAACAACGGCTACCATCATCACCCTTGTTTTTTTAGGCGAATGGATAGAACACAAATCGGTGGAGACTACCCAGAGAGAATTAAAAAAACTGGCCAAACAGCAGAAAATAATGGCCAATATGATCGCTTTTGATGATCAACACAAAGAATTGATCTTCCCGGTTGAAAATACAAAGCTGCACGTGGGGGATCTCATCCTCATAAAGCAGGGTGAACAGGTGCCGATGGACTGTAAGATATTATGGGGAGATGTGCATGTGAATGAATCTCTGTTGACCGGTGAAAGCAAACCTGTTCACAAAACGAAAAAAGATGCGTTGATCGGCGGAAGCCTGGTAACCGATGGGACCGTGAAGGCGCAGGTGACTGCCATCGGAAAAGATACGGTACTCAGCAATATACTTAGTCTCGTTAAACAGGCCCAGGGTGAAAAACCGCCTGTTCAGCAACTGGCAGATAAGATCAGCGCTGTTTTTGTTCCGGTGGTGATCGGGATCTCGGCGGTTACTTTCCTGGTCAATCATTTTGCCTTTGATGTAAGCGCCACCGGTTCATTGATGAGGAGTATTGCTGTGCTGGTGATCAGTTGTCCCTGTGCCATGGGACTGGCAACTCCGGCTGCTATTGCGGTTGGGTTGGGCCGTGCTGCTAAAAACGGCATCCTTTTCCGTAATGCAAAAAGCCTTGAGTTGTTTAAAGATATAAGGACGGTTGTATTTGATAAGACCGGAACATTGACTAAGGGGAATTTCCAGGTTACCGGCATGAGTTCATTGGCTTTAGCTGAAGACGAGTTCAAACGGGTTGTTTTTTCACTGGAAAAATATTCCAATCACCCCATTGCAAAAACAATTACTGCAGAATGGAAGGTGACCGATACGATCCAGTGGAAAAAGGTCGAAGAAATGAAGGGCCTCGGCATCAAAGCCGAAGACGTTGTTGGAAATACCTGGCAATTAGGTTCACATAAAATTGCTGCAAGTCAGACAAGTGACGGATCACATACCGCTTACTTACTCCGGAATGAAAAGCTGGCGGGCTGGTTTGACATGGAAGACGAGATAAGGGCGGAAGCAAAAGAGGTGATCAGTTACCTGCATTCAAAAAACATACAGACCATTTTATTAAGCGGTGACTCGCTGGACAGAACACAGAAAACGGCCACGGCCCTGGGTATTGATAAAGTATATGCAGAAAAAACGCCCGAAGAAAAACTGCTGATCATTGAGCAGCTGAACAAGGAAGCGCCGGTTGCCATGGTGGGTGACGGCATCAATGATGCACCGGCCCTCGCAAAAGCCAGCATCGGCATTTCCATGAGCGAAGCAACACAATTGGCTGTACAAACCGCCCAGGTTGTTTTGATGAATAAAGGCATACAACATCTGCCATTGGCATTGGGCCTGGGTAAACATACGTTCCGTACCATCAAGGGAAACCTTTTCTGGGCATTCATCTATAATATTGTTGCCATCCCCATCGCAGCCATGGGCTTGCTGCAACCCGGACTGGCTGCCCTGGCAATGGGTTTCAGCGATGTGGTGCTGGCCATAAACTCCATCCGGCTTAATTACCGGAAAGTGGTTTAA
- a CDS encoding alanine dehydrogenase — MASSRPFVSSSFTYETLEETLDVKPKGSELLIGIPKENSFNENRIALTPEAVGVMIANGHQVVVETKAGDGASYTDKDYSDAGARIAYDKKQVFDCSILVKSAPVSEAECELLKPNQYIISPIHLAVMKREILQKMMDKKITALSFENLKDDSGHNPIVRSMSEIAGSAVMLIAGQYLSKTNNGKGVLVGGISGIPPTKVIIIGAGIVGEYAARTALAMGASVKVFDNSIYRLKRLQNNIGVRLWTSVIEPKILAKQLKTCDVAVGALSGAGGRTPVVVTEETVSTMRPGSVIVDVSIDHGGCFETSKVTTHEKPVFTKYDVIHYCVPNIPSGFARTASQAISNVLMPLMLETGEDGGIDNIIWHKINIRSGIYLFKGSLTNFYLSERFDLKFTDLNLLIASRR; from the coding sequence ATGGCTTCGTCAAGACCTTTTGTATCTTCTTCGTTCACGTATGAGACCCTGGAAGAGACCCTGGATGTAAAACCCAAGGGCTCAGAACTGCTGATAGGCATCCCCAAAGAGAATTCATTTAATGAGAACCGGATCGCCCTTACACCGGAAGCCGTGGGCGTAATGATCGCCAATGGTCACCAGGTGGTGGTGGAAACCAAGGCAGGTGACGGCGCCAGTTATACCGACAAGGATTACAGCGATGCAGGGGCCAGGATCGCGTATGACAAGAAACAGGTCTTTGATTGCAGTATCCTGGTAAAGAGCGCCCCTGTAAGCGAAGCAGAATGTGAGTTGCTTAAACCAAACCAGTATATCATTTCACCCATACACCTGGCGGTAATGAAGCGGGAGATATTGCAGAAGATGATGGATAAAAAGATCACGGCGCTTAGTTTTGAGAACCTCAAAGACGACAGCGGGCATAATCCCATCGTTCGCAGCATGAGTGAGATTGCCGGCAGTGCGGTTATGCTGATCGCCGGGCAGTATTTGAGCAAGACAAATAACGGCAAGGGGGTGTTGGTAGGAGGTATCAGCGGCATACCGCCCACAAAGGTCATCATCATTGGCGCGGGTATTGTGGGTGAATACGCAGCAAGGACCGCCCTGGCCATGGGAGCCAGTGTAAAGGTCTTTGACAACAGCATTTACCGCCTGAAACGTTTGCAGAATAATATCGGTGTACGGTTATGGACATCGGTGATCGAACCCAAGATCCTTGCCAAGCAGTTAAAAACATGTGATGTGGCAGTAGGCGCATTGAGTGGCGCCGGCGGAAGAACTCCTGTGGTGGTAACCGAAGAGACGGTGAGTACGATGCGGCCCGGCAGTGTGATCGTGGATGTTAGTATTGACCACGGCGGCTGTTTTGAGACCAGCAAAGTGACCACGCATGAAAAACCCGTATTCACCAAGTATGATGTGATCCATTACTGCGTGCCCAATATCCCCAGTGGTTTTGCCCGTACGGCTTCGCAGGCCATCAGCAATGTACTGATGCCGCTGATGCTGGAGACGGGCGAGGATGGCGGTATTGACAATATCATCTGGCATAAGATAAATATCCGAAGCGGCATTTACCTCTTTAAGGGAAGCCTTACCAATTTTTACCTGAGCGAACGGTTTGACCTGAAGTTTACGGATCTGAATCTGTTGATTGCGAGCAGGAGGTGA
- a CDS encoding carboxypeptidase-like regulatory domain-containing protein, with the protein MKASKIVGADNLGINIESVSKVLGVMNQNVSIYSNFVNVMDKDFVSPFNDNADAFYIFTVPDTQIVNGNKLYHFVFRPKRPGQNTFQGDAWVTEKTYQIRKISLYLGKDANINYIDRISVFQEYIPLNDSVIFLNRDKFFADFRMLGKKSLTFIGRKTTSYKDIVINSDSLKEAFKGQHIEEVVTTEKGVIEKSDSAWNELRHDTLSKNEKGIYETIDKLTKMPKFQRFEQNIKFLAGGYRDVGKFEIGPWFNWISGNQWEGTRFRFDLGNNKKLMKDIYVHGYLAYGTRDKKLKGLAEAYWIIKRNPKRLRLHASFLNDVDNGINQVGEVSQDNIFSLAIRKPNVTRKFIQTKDIRFEVFNEWGKGFSTEWFIVHRQYDPLQNLPLKSYYTVSSGTPLTNFEVAVKLRFAYLERFIETDYFRTSIGTKYPIAELMIAKGIKGVFNSAYSYTKISLAVKDFMKISPYGTLRYKVYGGFVNSTLPFTNLENHPGNDLYYYSPASFNLMNRFEYLSDKYAGVNVEHNLGSGLFRFIPLTRKLKWRQFWNVKTLWGSLSNENITANYLADTSGNKIPGFKNLNGRTYIEIGTGIDNIFKILRLDFVWRVSPTPMYAGKKNQFGVFGSFQFQF; encoded by the coding sequence GTGAAGGCCAGCAAGATCGTAGGCGCCGATAATTTAGGTATCAATATTGAAAGCGTCAGCAAGGTACTGGGTGTCATGAACCAGAATGTCAGCATCTACAGTAATTTTGTAAATGTGATGGACAAGGATTTTGTCAGTCCTTTTAATGATAATGCAGATGCTTTTTACATATTTACCGTGCCCGATACACAGATCGTTAACGGGAATAAACTTTATCATTTTGTTTTCAGGCCAAAACGCCCCGGCCAGAATACATTCCAGGGAGATGCCTGGGTAACAGAAAAAACCTACCAGATCCGCAAGATCTCTTTATACCTGGGAAAAGATGCCAACATCAATTACATTGACCGCATCAGTGTTTTCCAGGAATATATTCCTCTCAACGATTCCGTGATCTTTTTGAACCGGGATAAATTCTTTGCCGACTTCCGGATGCTCGGGAAAAAATCATTGACATTCATCGGGCGAAAAACAACATCCTATAAGGACATTGTGATCAACAGCGATTCGTTAAAGGAAGCTTTTAAAGGCCAACACATTGAAGAAGTGGTAACAACAGAAAAGGGGGTTATCGAAAAGTCTGATTCTGCCTGGAACGAACTACGGCACGATACCCTGTCAAAGAATGAAAAAGGGATCTATGAAACGATCGACAAACTGACAAAAATGCCCAAATTTCAGCGGTTTGAGCAAAATATCAAATTCCTGGCAGGTGGTTACAGGGATGTTGGCAAATTTGAAATAGGCCCCTGGTTTAACTGGATAAGTGGCAACCAGTGGGAAGGCACCCGTTTCCGGTTTGACCTGGGTAACAATAAGAAATTAATGAAGGACATTTATGTGCATGGCTACCTGGCATACGGCACGAGGGATAAAAAGTTAAAGGGCCTGGCAGAGGCTTACTGGATCATAAAAAGAAACCCCAAACGGTTAAGACTGCATGCCTCCTTTTTGAATGACGTGGATAATGGGATCAACCAGGTTGGCGAAGTAAGCCAGGATAATATTTTCTCCCTCGCCATACGCAAACCGAATGTGACGCGGAAATTCATACAGACCAAAGACATACGGTTCGAGGTATTCAATGAATGGGGCAAGGGATTTTCAACCGAATGGTTTATTGTTCACCGGCAATATGATCCTTTGCAGAATTTACCTTTAAAGTCATACTATACCGTCAGCAGCGGCACGCCACTTACCAATTTTGAAGTAGCGGTCAAATTACGCTTTGCTTACCTGGAACGTTTTATTGAAACGGATTATTTCCGTACTTCCATTGGCACCAAATATCCCATTGCAGAACTGATGATCGCCAAAGGGATCAAGGGAGTATTCAACAGCGCTTATAGCTATACCAAGATTTCCTTGGCTGTTAAGGACTTTATGAAGATATCGCCATACGGGACGCTGCGGTATAAAGTATATGGCGGGTTCGTGAACAGCACATTGCCTTTCACAAACCTCGAGAATCATCCCGGCAATGACCTGTACTATTACAGCCCTGCTTCCTTCAACCTGATGAACCGTTTTGAATACCTGAGTGATAAATATGCCGGGGTGAACGTGGAGCACAACCTGGGATCGGGGCTTTTCAGGTTCATCCCCCTTACCCGGAAATTGAAATGGAGGCAGTTCTGGAATGTGAAGACGCTCTGGGGTTCATTAAGCAATGAGAACATTACCGCCAATTACCTGGCAGACACATCCGGCAATAAGATCCCTGGATTTAAAAATCTGAACGGAAGAACCTATATTGAAATAGGTACCGGCATTGATAACATTTTTAAGATACTTCGCCTAGATTTTGTATGGCGGGTATCCCCCACGCCCATGTACGCCGGCAAGAAAAACCAGTTTGGTGTTTTTGGAAGCTTCCAGTTCCAGTTTTAG
- the lpxA gene encoding acyl-ACP--UDP-N-acetylglucosamine O-acyltransferase, giving the protein MIHPHTYIHPNAKLATNVKVDPFSVIHQNVEIGEGTWIGSNVTIMEGARIGKNCRIFPGAVIAAIPQDLKYEGEQTTVEIGDNTTIREFVTVNRGSKDKWTTKVGNNCLIMAYSHIAHDCIIGNNCIMSNNTQMAGHVVMGDHAILAGMCAIHQFVQIGQYAFVSGGSLVSKDVPPYIKAGRTPLSYAGVNSVGLKRKGFSLDRINKILDIYRIIYNKGMNTSQALNYIEEELPATDERDDIVTFIRESGRGIIKRFTKGSVEDE; this is encoded by the coding sequence ATGATCCATCCACACACGTACATACACCCGAACGCAAAGCTGGCCACCAATGTTAAGGTTGACCCATTCAGTGTTATTCATCAAAACGTAGAAATTGGCGAAGGTACCTGGATCGGAAGCAATGTGACCATCATGGAAGGCGCCCGCATCGGCAAGAACTGCCGCATATTTCCCGGGGCTGTTATTGCGGCCATTCCCCAGGACCTTAAATACGAGGGAGAGCAGACCACCGTGGAGATCGGTGACAATACCACCATCCGTGAGTTCGTGACCGTGAACCGGGGCAGCAAAGATAAATGGACCACTAAAGTAGGCAACAACTGCCTCATCATGGCCTACAGCCATATTGCCCACGACTGCATCATTGGCAATAACTGCATCATGAGCAACAATACCCAGATGGCCGGCCACGTGGTCATGGGCGATCATGCCATCCTTGCTGGCATGTGTGCCATTCACCAGTTTGTACAGATAGGGCAGTATGCATTTGTTTCCGGGGGTTCGCTGGTAAGTAAAGATGTGCCACCCTATATCAAGGCAGGCCGTACACCGCTTAGCTATGCCGGCGTGAATTCGGTTGGGTTGAAACGCAAAGGATTCAGCCTGGACCGCATCAACAAGATTCTCGACATCTACCGCATTATTTACAACAAGGGAATGAATACCTCCCAGGCGCTTAATTATATTGAAGAAGAATTGCCGGCAACCGACGAACGGGATGATATTGTCACCTTCATCCGCGAAAGCGGCCGGGGCATCATCAAACGCTTTACCAAGGGAAGTGTGGAGGATGAATAA
- a CDS encoding RecQ family ATP-dependent DNA helicase, translating to MNIHEILKAHWGFDGFRPLQEDIIYSVLDGKDTLALLPTGGGKSICFQVPALAKEGLCLVVSPLIALMKDQVENLKRKGIPSLAIYSGMNFLEIKKTLQNAAYGNYKFLYVSPERLETNLFLEYLPALNINLVAVDEAHCISQWGYDFRPPYTRIAALREQLPGVPVLALTASATKPVQDDICDKLLFTKTQQRFQQSFERPNLSYSVFNVPSKQNKLLEILRNVKGTAIVYCKSRKHTTGVAGLLRMNNIGAGFYHAGLNNEERNTRQENWINNKTRVIVCTSAFGMGIDKPDVRVVVHYDVPDCLENYYQEAGRAGRDGKRAYAVLLYNHKELESLHEQVDTRFPKEEEIRQVYIAIMNHLQVPAGAGEGVAYDFDMAIFASAFKLNILTVTYAIKALEQEGIFSYNEVFFNPSTVVFTASKEELADFEIHHPELEPLVKGLLRSYEGIFDFPAVVYESKLAKFLQSDLEEVKMKLRKLNESGIIHYTPQKDTPQLFLLQNRMYTEHYRINNANYLKRRKSFEERVIAMTGYIRDTNGCRSRQIAAYFNDKKVKPCGICDNCINEKLIHVSTEEFNHISGYILQQAGSSPLPFKEVLAALTGFNKQKVWKVMDYLQAEKKIEVDKEGNISVNR from the coding sequence TTGAACATTCATGAAATTTTAAAAGCGCATTGGGGTTTTGATGGCTTCCGGCCTTTACAGGAAGACATCATCTATTCTGTATTGGATGGGAAGGACACATTGGCCCTCTTGCCCACGGGTGGAGGTAAATCGATCTGCTTCCAGGTTCCGGCCCTGGCTAAAGAAGGGTTGTGCCTGGTGGTAAGTCCGCTCATCGCATTGATGAAAGACCAGGTGGAGAATTTAAAACGAAAAGGGATCCCTTCCCTTGCCATTTATTCCGGCATGAATTTCCTGGAAATCAAAAAGACACTGCAGAATGCGGCGTATGGTAATTATAAATTCCTGTATGTTTCTCCCGAACGCCTGGAAACGAATTTGTTTTTAGAATACCTGCCGGCACTGAACATTAACCTGGTTGCCGTGGATGAAGCCCATTGCATTTCGCAATGGGGGTATGATTTCAGGCCGCCCTATACACGTATTGCAGCCCTGAGAGAACAATTACCCGGCGTACCGGTGCTGGCACTTACGGCTTCTGCCACCAAACCTGTCCAGGATGATATCTGTGATAAGCTGCTTTTTACAAAAACACAGCAGCGTTTCCAGCAGTCATTTGAACGGCCCAATCTTTCTTACAGCGTTTTCAATGTACCTTCCAAGCAGAATAAATTACTGGAGATATTAAGAAATGTAAAAGGCACCGCCATTGTTTACTGCAAAAGCAGGAAGCATACTACCGGGGTCGCCGGGCTGCTCCGGATGAATAATATCGGTGCCGGTTTTTATCATGCAGGCCTGAATAACGAAGAACGGAATACCCGGCAGGAAAACTGGATAAACAATAAAACAAGGGTGATCGTTTGTACCAGCGCTTTCGGCATGGGCATTGACAAACCGGATGTACGGGTGGTGGTACATTATGATGTACCGGATTGCCTGGAGAATTATTACCAGGAAGCAGGAAGGGCCGGCAGGGATGGGAAAAGGGCTTATGCTGTATTGTTATACAACCACAAAGAACTGGAGAGCCTTCATGAACAGGTTGATACCCGTTTCCCGAAGGAAGAAGAGATCAGGCAGGTTTACATCGCTATAATGAATCACCTGCAGGTTCCTGCAGGCGCCGGGGAAGGGGTTGCTTATGATTTTGACATGGCAATATTTGCATCTGCCTTTAAATTGAATATACTCACCGTCACCTATGCCATCAAAGCGCTGGAGCAGGAAGGTATTTTCAGTTACAACGAAGTTTTTTTCAACCCATCGACGGTTGTGTTTACTGCCAGCAAAGAAGAACTTGCTGATTTTGAGATCCATCACCCCGAACTGGAACCATTGGTAAAAGGTTTGCTGCGTTCATATGAAGGCATCTTTGATTTTCCGGCAGTTGTATACGAAAGCAAACTGGCAAAATTTCTACAGTCAGACCTGGAAGAGGTGAAAATGAAACTGAGAAAATTAAATGAATCCGGCATCATCCATTATACCCCGCAGAAAGATACCCCGCAGCTATTCCTTCTTCAAAACAGGATGTATACAGAACACTACAGGATCAATAATGCCAATTACCTGAAACGGAGAAAAAGTTTTGAAGAGCGGGTAATTGCCATGACCGGCTACATCCGGGATACCAATGGCTGCAGGAGCAGGCAGATCGCAGCCTATTTCAATGACAAAAAGGTAAAGCCCTGTGGCATTTGCGATAACTGCATAAACGAAAAGCTCATTCATGTATCCACGGAAGAGTTCAACCACATCTCCGGGTATATTCTTCAACAGGCTGGATCATCCCCCCTGCCTTTCAAAGAAGTACTTGCTGCGCTAACAGGCTTCAATAAACAAAAGGTCTGGAAGGTTATGGACTATTTACAGGCCGAAAAAAAAATAGAAGTGGATAAGGAAGGTAACATTTCAGTAAACCGGTAA